In Kaistella faecalis, a genomic segment contains:
- a CDS encoding acyl-CoA dehydrogenase family protein gives MSDTTQKTLIGGDFLITETPAQDIFTLEELSEEQKMMRDSAKEFIDREVVPHHERFESKDYALTEATMRQLGEMGFLGVTVPEQYGGLGMGFVTTMLACDYLSGGNGSLATAYGAHTGIGTLPILLYGTEEQKNKYLPDLATGTKFGAYCLTEPDAGSDANSGKTKAKLSEDGKHYIINGQKMWISNAGFAEIFIVFAKIDDDKNITGFIVEKTGTEGLTFGEEEHKLGIRSSSTRQVFFNDMKVPVENLLGERNNGFKIALNALNVGRIKLAAANLDGQRRILAHATKYANERKQFGVAISTFGAIRKKIAEMATGIFVSEAGSYRAAKDVQDKIDELVAGGMNHQEAELKGVEEFAVEASILKVFVSDLTQNTADEGIQIYGGMGFSSDAPMEAAWRDARIGRIYEGTNEINRLLAVGMLIKKTMKGQLDLLKPAMAVGKELMGIPSFDVPDYSELLSEEKAVIANLKKVFLMVSGAALQKYMMEMEKQQHLLLNASEILNQIYMAESAVLRAEKHFTADSVEVAMAQLNLYKATEKIIAAAKEGIISFAEGDEQRMMLSGLRRFTKYTNQPNVIALTEKIAAHYVEKGHY, from the coding sequence ATGAGCGATACAACCCAAAAAACACTTATCGGCGGAGATTTCTTAATCACTGAAACTCCTGCTCAGGACATCTTCACTCTTGAAGAACTGTCGGAAGAACAAAAAATGATGCGCGACTCTGCGAAAGAATTTATCGACAGAGAAGTGGTTCCGCACCACGAAAGATTCGAAAGCAAAGATTACGCTTTAACCGAAGCAACCATGCGTCAGCTTGGCGAAATGGGCTTCCTCGGTGTTACCGTGCCGGAACAGTACGGCGGCCTAGGAATGGGATTCGTAACCACGATGTTGGCGTGCGACTACCTATCCGGCGGAAACGGATCTTTAGCTACAGCTTACGGTGCCCACACAGGAATCGGAACCCTTCCGATCCTTCTTTACGGTACTGAAGAGCAAAAGAATAAATACCTTCCTGATTTAGCGACAGGAACCAAATTCGGTGCTTACTGTTTAACAGAGCCTGATGCAGGTTCAGATGCCAATTCAGGGAAAACAAAAGCCAAACTTTCCGAAGACGGTAAACATTACATCATTAACGGACAGAAAATGTGGATTTCGAATGCAGGTTTTGCAGAGATTTTCATCGTTTTCGCAAAGATTGATGACGACAAAAACATCACCGGATTTATCGTAGAAAAAACAGGTACCGAAGGTTTAACTTTCGGTGAAGAAGAGCACAAACTCGGCATCCGCTCCTCTTCTACCCGTCAGGTTTTCTTCAATGACATGAAAGTTCCTGTGGAAAATCTTCTGGGCGAAAGAAACAACGGTTTCAAAATCGCTTTAAATGCTTTGAACGTTGGCAGAATTAAACTTGCTGCTGCAAACCTAGACGGACAGCGCAGAATCTTAGCTCACGCAACAAAATACGCCAACGAAAGAAAACAGTTCGGTGTTGCGATCTCTACTTTCGGAGCAATCAGAAAGAAAATCGCAGAAATGGCAACCGGAATTTTCGTTTCCGAAGCCGGATCTTACCGTGCAGCAAAAGATGTTCAGGACAAAATCGACGAGCTTGTTGCAGGCGGAATGAATCACCAGGAAGCTGAACTGAAAGGTGTTGAAGAATTTGCGGTAGAAGCGTCAATCCTTAAAGTTTTCGTATCTGATTTAACGCAGAATACTGCTGATGAAGGAATTCAGATTTACGGTGGTATGGGATTCTCTTCCGACGCACCTATGGAAGCGGCATGGAGAGACGCCCGTATCGGAAGAATCTACGAAGGTACCAACGAAATCAACAGATTGCTAGCCGTAGGAATGCTCATCAAGAAAACCATGAAAGGCCAGCTTGATTTGCTGAAACCAGCGATGGCAGTAGGAAAAGAACTGATGGGAATTCCGTCTTTCGATGTGCCTGATTATTCTGAACTCCTGAGCGAAGAAAAAGCGGTGATTGCGAACCTGAAAAAAGTATTTTTAATGGTTTCCGGCGCTGCCCTTCAGAAATACATGATGGAGATGGAAAAACAGCAGCATTTGTTATTAAACGCTTCTGAAATCCTGAACCAGATTTACATGGCGGAATCCGCAGTGTTGAGAGCCGAGAAACACTTCACCGCAGATTCTGTGGAAGTGGCGATGGCCCAGCTGAACCTTTACAAAGCCACCGAAAAAATCATCGCAGCGGCCAAAGAAGGAATTATTTCTTTCGCCGAAGGCGACGAGCAGCGCATGATGCTTTCCGGTCTTAGAAGATTTACGAAATACACGAACCAACCGAACGTAATTGCCCTGACAGAAAAAATTGCAGCGCATTATGTAGAAAAAGGTCATTATTAG
- a CDS encoding acetyl-CoA C-acyltransferase gives MSRQAYIIKGFRTAVGKAPKGSLRFTRPDVLAATVIEKLMAAVPQLDKDRIDDLIVGNAMPEAEQGLNVARLISLMGLNTDKVPGVTVNRYCASGSEAIAIASAKIQAGMADCIIAGGTESMSYIPMGGYKPVPETEIAKTNPDYYWGMGYTAEEVANQYKISREEQDQFAYESHMKALKANEEGKFANQIVSIPVEYNFLDENQKMQTKKFDFNVDEGPRKDTSIEGLAKLRPVFANGGSVTAGNSSQMSDGAAFVIVMSEEMVKELGLEPEARLVAYAAAGLEPRIMGMGPIYAIPKALKQAGLELKDIDLIELNEAFASQSVAIKKELGLNPDILNVNGGAIALGHPLGCTGTKLTVQLLDEMRRRGNKYGMVSMCVGTGQGAASIFELL, from the coding sequence ATGTCAAGACAAGCATATATCATAAAAGGTTTCAGAACGGCTGTAGGCAAAGCGCCAAAAGGCAGTCTGAGATTTACAAGACCCGATGTTCTGGCTGCAACCGTTATTGAAAAATTAATGGCTGCGGTTCCGCAACTCGACAAAGACAGAATTGACGATTTAATCGTTGGAAACGCAATGCCGGAAGCGGAACAGGGTTTAAATGTCGCGCGTTTAATTTCATTAATGGGATTAAATACCGACAAAGTTCCCGGAGTTACCGTAAACCGTTACTGTGCCTCAGGTTCTGAAGCCATCGCAATCGCATCAGCGAAAATTCAGGCAGGAATGGCCGACTGTATCATCGCAGGCGGAACAGAATCCATGAGCTATATCCCAATGGGCGGTTATAAACCGGTTCCGGAAACTGAAATCGCAAAAACAAACCCTGATTACTATTGGGGAATGGGTTACACTGCAGAAGAAGTTGCAAACCAGTACAAAATTTCCCGCGAAGAGCAGGATCAGTTCGCTTACGAATCGCACATGAAAGCTTTGAAAGCCAATGAAGAAGGAAAATTCGCGAACCAGATTGTTTCTATTCCGGTTGAATATAATTTCCTGGATGAAAACCAGAAAATGCAGACCAAGAAATTCGATTTTAATGTAGATGAAGGCCCAAGAAAAGACACTTCAATTGAAGGCTTAGCCAAGCTTCGTCCGGTTTTTGCAAACGGCGGTTCGGTTACGGCTGGAAACTCTTCACAAATGAGTGACGGTGCGGCTTTCGTGATCGTGATGTCCGAAGAAATGGTGAAAGAATTAGGTCTGGAACCTGAAGCAAGACTGGTCGCTTACGCAGCAGCCGGTTTAGAGCCAAGAATCATGGGAATGGGTCCTATCTATGCGATTCCGAAAGCTTTAAAGCAGGCAGGTTTAGAATTAAAAGATATCGACTTAATTGAACTTAACGAAGCCTTCGCTTCACAATCTGTAGCGATTAAGAAAGAACTGGGATTAAACCCTGACATCCTCAACGTAAACGGAGGCGCAATCGCCCTCGGTCACCCGCTGGGCTGTACCGGAACCAAACTTACCGTTCAGCTTCTTGATGAAATGAGAAGACGCGGCAACAAGTACGGCATGGTTTCCATGTGCGTAGGAACAGGTCAGGGAGCAGCGAGTATTTTCGAACTGCTTTAA
- a CDS encoding 3-hydroxyacyl-CoA dehydrogenase/enoyl-CoA hydratase family protein, with amino-acid sequence MKRRIKHVTVLGSGIMGSGIAAHFANIGVEVLLLDIIPFELTEAEQKKGLSKEDKSVRNRIAAENFEKLKKASPALLYSPKFADRITVGNFDDDLKKIKNTDWIIEVVVERLDIKKSVYEKIEQFRKPGTLISSNTSGIPIHFLIEGRSDDFKKYFAGTHFFNPVRYLPLLEVIPTPETDPEIAKFYMDYGAKFLGKTTVLAKDTPAFIANRIGVFSMMNLLHEVKGLGLNVTDIDKLTGPVIGRPKSATFRTADVVGLDTLVHVANGVRQSGAEANDFNNVFALPDYIQKMMDNNWLGSKSQQGFYKKTKNAEGKSEIHGLNLDTMEYELQGKSSFPTLELTKNIDKPLDRFKVLIGGKDKAGELYRKSLGALFAYVSHKVPEISDEVYKIDDAMRAGFGWENGPFEIWDAVGVQKGIDLAKEAGYEVSDWVKNVETFYKVNDEGQSIYFDKNSGNYSNIPGQEAFIILDNIRKNKTLWSNSGSAIQDLGDGIINFEIRSKMNSLGGEVLDGLNRAIDLAEKEYDGLVIGNQGANFSVGANLAMILMMAIEQDWDDLNMAIAYFQKSMMRVRYSSIPVVVAPHGMTLGGGCEMTMHADKVVAAAETYIGLVETGVGVIPGGGGTKEFAIRTSREFHSDDVKNNRLRDAFMNIAMGKVATSAYEAYDMGILENHKDIVVVNKNTQILEAKKVAKLMADQGYTQPIEQKVKVLGKDALGMFYVGTDQMLTGKYISEHDKKIADKLANVLVGGNLSEPTVVTEQYLLNLERETFLQLCGERKTLERIQYMLQNGKPLRN; translated from the coding sequence ATGAAAAGAAGAATCAAACATGTTACGGTTCTTGGTTCAGGAATAATGGGTTCGGGCATCGCTGCGCACTTCGCCAACATTGGTGTAGAAGTACTTTTGCTCGATATTATTCCTTTTGAACTTACGGAAGCCGAACAGAAAAAGGGTCTAAGCAAAGAAGACAAATCCGTGAGAAACAGAATCGCGGCCGAAAACTTCGAGAAGCTTAAAAAAGCCAGTCCGGCACTTTTGTATTCACCGAAATTTGCAGACAGAATCACCGTCGGAAACTTTGATGATGATCTTAAGAAAATCAAAAATACCGACTGGATTATCGAGGTTGTTGTAGAAAGACTCGACATCAAGAAATCGGTTTACGAAAAAATTGAACAGTTCAGAAAACCCGGAACTTTAATTTCTTCCAACACTTCCGGAATCCCAATTCACTTCCTAATTGAAGGTAGAAGCGATGATTTCAAGAAATATTTCGCCGGAACGCACTTCTTCAACCCTGTAAGATATCTTCCTTTGCTGGAAGTTATACCAACTCCGGAAACCGATCCTGAAATCGCTAAATTCTATATGGATTACGGCGCTAAATTCTTAGGAAAAACAACTGTTTTAGCCAAAGACACTCCTGCATTTATCGCCAACAGAATCGGAGTTTTCTCTATGATGAACCTTCTTCACGAGGTAAAAGGTTTAGGACTGAATGTAACCGATATTGATAAATTAACCGGTCCGGTAATCGGCCGTCCGAAATCTGCAACTTTCAGAACTGCTGACGTTGTAGGTCTTGACACTTTAGTTCACGTGGCAAACGGTGTCCGTCAGAGCGGCGCTGAAGCCAATGATTTCAACAATGTTTTTGCGCTTCCTGATTATATCCAGAAAATGATGGATAATAACTGGTTGGGATCAAAATCTCAGCAGGGATTCTACAAGAAAACTAAAAACGCTGAGGGTAAATCTGAAATTCACGGATTGAATCTGGATACCATGGAGTACGAACTTCAGGGCAAATCCAGCTTCCCTACTCTGGAGCTTACCAAAAATATCGACAAACCCCTTGACCGTTTTAAAGTACTGATCGGAGGAAAAGATAAAGCAGGCGAATTGTACAGAAAATCCCTCGGAGCTTTATTCGCATATGTTTCGCACAAAGTCCCTGAAATTTCTGACGAAGTTTATAAAATAGATGACGCAATGCGGGCAGGTTTCGGCTGGGAAAACGGACCTTTCGAAATTTGGGATGCAGTGGGAGTTCAGAAAGGAATCGATCTGGCTAAAGAAGCAGGTTATGAAGTTTCTGACTGGGTTAAAAATGTTGAAACCTTCTATAAAGTTAACGACGAAGGCCAAAGTATTTATTTCGATAAAAACTCAGGAAACTACAGCAATATTCCAGGTCAGGAAGCATTTATCATTCTTGATAATATCAGAAAAAATAAAACCCTTTGGAGCAATTCAGGTTCTGCGATTCAGGATTTAGGTGACGGAATCATCAATTTTGAAATCCGTTCCAAAATGAATTCTTTGGGCGGGGAAGTTTTAGATGGTTTGAACAGAGCAATCGATTTAGCAGAAAAAGAATACGACGGATTAGTCATCGGAAATCAGGGCGCAAATTTCTCAGTGGGAGCGAATTTAGCAATGATTTTAATGATGGCGATAGAACAGGATTGGGATGATTTGAATATGGCAATCGCCTACTTCCAGAAATCCATGATGAGAGTTCGCTATTCCTCAATTCCTGTTGTTGTTGCTCCTCATGGAATGACTTTAGGCGGCGGTTGCGAAATGACAATGCATGCCGACAAAGTGGTTGCAGCTGCAGAAACTTATATCGGACTGGTTGAAACCGGCGTTGGTGTAATTCCTGGCGGTGGCGGTACCAAAGAATTCGCGATCAGAACTTCAAGGGAATTCCACAGCGATGATGTTAAAAACAACCGTCTCCGAGATGCTTTCATGAATATCGCGATGGGTAAAGTGGCAACTTCTGCTTACGAAGCTTACGATATGGGAATTTTAGAAAACCATAAGGACATCGTAGTCGTGAACAAAAACACCCAGATTCTGGAAGCTAAAAAAGTGGCTAAACTGATGGCAGATCAGGGTTACACCCAGCCGATCGAACAGAAAGTAAAAGTTCTTGGAAAAGACGCTCTCGGAATGTTCTATGTTGGAACTGACCAAATGCTGACCGGAAAATACATTTCTGAGCACGACAAAAAGATTGCCGACAAACTTGCCAACGTTCTGGTAGGCGGAAATCTTTCCGAACCAACCGTAGTTACCGAGCAGTATTTACTGAACCTTGAAAGAGAAACTTTCCTTCAGCTTTGTGGTGAAAGAAAAACTTTGGAAAGAATTCAGTATATGTTACAGAATGGAAAACCGTTGAGAAACTAA
- a CDS encoding MarR family winged helix-turn-helix transcriptional regulator has protein sequence MEHKNIERVENIDLILKSTWLAVSKMYSEFAQDHDATAVQALTLLKIDPKEGTRSTNLGPKMAIEPTSLTRIIKLLEDNGYIYKEKTPTDKREVIIKLTDKGLNSRNLSKEVVVNFNRKVVEKIPAEKMEIFKEVMHDILKIANDLNNKNKA, from the coding sequence ATGGAACACAAAAATATTGAAAGAGTTGAAAATATTGACCTTATTTTAAAATCAACCTGGCTTGCGGTTTCAAAAATGTATTCTGAATTCGCTCAGGATCACGATGCAACTGCAGTTCAAGCACTTACACTTCTCAAAATCGATCCAAAGGAAGGTACGCGAAGCACTAACCTCGGACCTAAAATGGCCATCGAGCCTACGTCTTTAACAAGAATCATCAAACTTTTAGAAGATAACGGTTATATCTACAAAGAAAAAACACCTACCGACAAAAGAGAGGTCATCATTAAACTGACAGATAAAGGACTGAACAGCAGAAATCTTTCAAAAGAAGTAGTGGTAAACTTTAACCGTAAAGTGGTGGAAAAAATTCCCGCTGAAAAAATGGAAATATTTAAGGAGGTAATGCACGACATTCTGAAGATTGCCAACGATTTAAACAATAAAAATAAAGCATGA
- a CDS encoding ABC transporter ATP-binding protein: MFLELKNTTFGYKNPLIQEVETGLQLGETCLLIGNNGVGKTTLIKSILNQIPVLDGEIRLQNKQIKDLSNKEIAEQVAVVFSKSQIPANYTLTDLIALGKYIHYPYYFELTDEDKVEVEEIIYSLNLSQYTNFPLQKLSDGNLQKAFIGRALAQNSPMIILDEPTTHLDEENKIIILKLLRKLAKTRNKLILFSSHDWRLSKEFADKIWLVNDGILDAGITEDILLKHDELLNPNIFHVNEGFVPPQIISPALHKEMLYSFLQKNASKNLSTLKFEFIDPFWLISGPDFQQKCGSFSEVADLIANIG; this comes from the coding sequence ATGTTTCTGGAGCTTAAAAATACAACATTCGGTTACAAAAATCCTTTAATCCAGGAAGTTGAAACGGGTCTGCAATTAGGAGAAACCTGCTTGCTCATAGGCAATAACGGAGTCGGGAAAACTACTTTGATCAAAAGTATTCTCAACCAGATTCCGGTTTTGGACGGAGAAATACGGCTTCAGAACAAACAGATTAAAGATCTTTCCAACAAAGAAATCGCAGAACAGGTTGCCGTGGTTTTTTCTAAATCGCAGATACCGGCAAATTATACGCTCACAGACCTTATAGCGTTAGGAAAATACATTCATTATCCTTACTATTTTGAATTAACTGATGAAGATAAAGTTGAAGTTGAGGAGATTATCTACAGTTTAAATCTAAGCCAGTATACAAATTTTCCGTTACAGAAACTCTCTGACGGAAATCTCCAAAAAGCATTTATCGGAAGGGCTTTGGCGCAAAACTCGCCTATGATTATTCTCGATGAACCTACCACGCATTTGGATGAGGAAAACAAAATTATTATTCTGAAACTGCTTAGAAAACTTGCCAAAACACGGAATAAACTTATCCTGTTTTCGTCGCACGATTGGCGCTTATCAAAAGAATTTGCCGATAAAATCTGGCTTGTAAATGACGGAATTTTGGACGCCGGAATTACTGAAGATATCCTGCTGAAACATGATGAACTTCTAAACCCAAATATATTTCACGTGAACGAAGGTTTTGTTCCGCCACAGATTATTTCACCGGCATTGCACAAGGAAATGCTCTATTCTTTCCTCCAAAAAAATGCATCAAAAAACCTTTCAACACTAAAATTTGAATTTATCGATCCTTTTTGGTTAATATCAGGTCCAGATTTTCAACAAAAATGCGGTTCCTTTAGCGAAGTAGCAGATTTAATTGCAAACATCGGATAA
- a CDS encoding iron ABC transporter permease: MSKKFKIISLFIALGILISVAVNLNIGFMKLGFLDFVSSNFEHSQIAQLRINRVLAMALAGIAIPTSGFLLQEYFQNPLAGPSVLGITSVASLSVAFYIFFAQNFVLPEFFQNSFLSISAIAGSLVLMMILLAFSGRFQDKSFLIIFGFLVSALAGAVVSILQFYAENQSLKNYILWSFGANNQVSTNQIWVLGIIVIIGLFLGFKSIKPLIGNSLGTAYAQSLGVNLNQLKLFIIVASSVLSASVTAFLGPILFIGIVVPHFCRMIYNPAKLWQQWILNMILGILIMEFFSIISETTQFPLNVITSLFGIPVILAMMMNNKKAA; this comes from the coding sequence ATGTCCAAAAAATTTAAGATCATAAGCTTATTCATAGCGCTCGGAATTCTAATTTCGGTCGCAGTTAATCTGAACATTGGCTTCATGAAATTGGGCTTTCTGGATTTTGTTTCTTCCAATTTTGAGCATTCTCAGATTGCGCAGCTTCGCATCAACCGCGTTTTGGCAATGGCATTAGCGGGAATTGCAATTCCCACTTCCGGCTTCCTTTTGCAGGAATATTTTCAGAATCCGTTAGCCGGCCCTTCGGTTTTAGGAATTACATCGGTAGCCAGTCTGAGCGTTGCTTTCTATATATTTTTCGCACAGAATTTTGTGCTTCCTGAGTTTTTTCAGAACAGTTTTCTCAGCATTTCAGCGATTGCCGGAAGTTTAGTTTTAATGATGATTCTGCTGGCTTTTTCGGGCAGATTTCAGGATAAGTCTTTCCTTATAATTTTCGGGTTTTTGGTTTCTGCTTTAGCAGGAGCAGTAGTATCAATTCTTCAGTTTTATGCAGAAAACCAAAGTCTAAAGAACTATATTCTCTGGAGTTTCGGGGCAAACAATCAGGTTTCCACTAATCAGATTTGGGTTCTGGGCATTATTGTAATCATTGGTTTATTTTTAGGATTTAAATCGATAAAGCCTCTCATTGGGAATTCTCTCGGAACCGCCTACGCACAAAGTTTAGGGGTAAATCTGAACCAGTTGAAGCTATTTATAATCGTTGCATCTTCGGTACTTTCTGCTTCAGTAACAGCGTTTTTAGGACCTATCCTGTTTATTGGCATTGTCGTTCCCCATTTCTGCAGAATGATTTATAATCCTGCAAAACTTTGGCAGCAGTGGATCTTAAACATGATTTTAGGAATTTTAATTATGGAATTCTTCTCCATCATTTCAGAAACCACGCAGTTTCCCCTCAATGTAATTACTTCTCTGTTCGGAATTCCGGTGATTTTGGCCATGATGATGAATAACAAAAAAGCAGCATAG
- a CDS encoding TlpA family protein disulfide reductase, with protein MKKFLLSTMILVAFTACKKESKITENTDTTPADSVTVPESNEISEAVIPFKQIELSPEETSEILAKKDNDTLYVTNFFATWCGPCMREMPHFKEKIEELKSQPVKFTFVGLDPREDWETKVKAFAEENNLSKHIVLVDGQKLTPEFFPKNFKQWDGGSIPFTFMRKGDKTDETIGMMSKEMLDGKISSFK; from the coding sequence ATGAAAAAATTCCTTCTGAGCACGATGATTTTGGTTGCTTTTACCGCTTGTAAAAAAGAAAGTAAAATTACCGAAAATACCGACACTACTCCTGCTGATTCAGTTACTGTTCCGGAATCCAACGAGATTTCTGAGGCAGTTATTCCCTTCAAGCAGATCGAATTAAGCCCCGAAGAAACTTCTGAAATCCTTGCTAAAAAAGATAATGACACTTTATACGTAACCAACTTTTTCGCGACATGGTGCGGACCGTGCATGCGGGAAATGCCGCATTTTAAAGAAAAAATAGAAGAACTGAAATCGCAGCCCGTGAAGTTTACCTTTGTTGGACTTGATCCGCGGGAAGACTGGGAAACCAAAGTGAAGGCATTTGCTGAAGAAAATAACCTTTCTAAACATATCGTTCTCGTTGACGGACAAAAACTTACACCAGAGTTTTTTCCTAAAAACTTCAAGCAGTGGGACGGCGGTTCTATTCCCTTCACCTTTATGAGAAAAGGCGATAAAACCGACGAGACCATCGGAATGATGAGCAAAGAAATGCTGGACGGGAAAATAAGCTCATTTAAATAA
- a CDS encoding 2Fe-2S iron-sulfur cluster-binding protein encodes MEKRLPKAKQAEFHRLKLAKKQQLTKNTFALEFEIPEAFKLNYQFEAGQYVTVRYLSKGEVFQNDFSMTSAPFEEKIALGIKINNDESSTKDLYEGFEVGDEVEVSEPKGRFTLISKPHEFRTIIGFGGGIGITPLLSHFKNILHSEPRTRLFLFYGNRKSEEIAFKNELDALAKKYGERLQIFYFFSQEPTSDNLFHGRLDERKLKLIINQILHLDDTDEESTIWDAVDEVLICGKGEMIKSLANACYNNGIPKKNIHFELFEEYNEDIYPQEKDFPRIENIEVDFKLFNHKYSTTLEHNEIKLLQQLLIQGFPVPYSCKSGICGSCECMLEEGEVELLENEYLTEKEEASGKILACMSVVLSKKIKVNFDLI; translated from the coding sequence ATGGAAAAACGATTACCCAAAGCGAAGCAGGCAGAATTTCACCGGCTAAAATTAGCGAAAAAGCAACAACTTACCAAAAACACTTTTGCGTTGGAATTTGAAATTCCGGAAGCCTTCAAATTAAATTATCAGTTTGAAGCCGGACAATATGTTACCGTAAGATATCTTTCAAAAGGAGAAGTTTTTCAGAATGATTTTTCAATGACTTCCGCACCGTTTGAGGAAAAGATTGCACTTGGAATTAAAATCAATAACGACGAAAGTTCTACCAAAGATTTATATGAGGGATTTGAAGTGGGTGATGAAGTTGAAGTTTCCGAACCGAAGGGCCGTTTTACCTTGATTTCGAAGCCGCATGAATTCCGTACGATCATTGGTTTTGGAGGCGGAATTGGGATTACTCCTTTACTCAGTCATTTCAAGAATATTCTTCATAGCGAACCGAGAACCCGACTTTTCCTGTTTTACGGAAACCGCAAGTCTGAAGAAATTGCTTTTAAAAACGAATTGGATGCCTTAGCCAAAAAATATGGCGAGCGTCTGCAGATTTTTTATTTCTTTTCTCAGGAACCCACGTCAGATAATTTATTTCACGGCAGGTTGGATGAAAGAAAATTGAAATTAATCATCAACCAAATTCTTCATTTGGATGATACCGATGAAGAAAGCACAATTTGGGACGCGGTAGATGAAGTGCTGATTTGCGGAAAAGGTGAAATGATAAAATCCCTTGCCAATGCCTGCTACAATAACGGAATTCCAAAGAAAAATATTCATTTTGAACTTTTCGAAGAGTATAATGAAGATATTTATCCTCAGGAAAAAGATTTTCCGCGGATTGAGAATATTGAAGTGGATTTTAAACTTTTCAACCACAAGTATTCGACGACTTTAGAACATAATGAGATAAAACTTCTGCAGCAACTGTTGATTCAGGGATTTCCGGTGCCTTATTCCTGTAAATCGGGAATATGCGGCAGCTGCGAATGTATGCTGGAAGAAGGAGAAGTTGAACTGCTCGAAAATGAATATTTAACTGAAAAGGAAGAAGCTTCAGGAAAAATTCTAGCCTGCATGTCTGTAGTGTTGAGTAAAAAAATAAAGGTTAATTTTGATTTGATTTAA